A DNA window from Halorubrum sp. DM2 contains the following coding sequences:
- a CDS encoding ATP-binding protein, whose protein sequence is MTDFVNRSEELDRLHNLFDSENADLAVVYGRRRLGKTRLVKKALEGRENTVFYQARQKTRELQLEQFVEAAADTVPGIEDIRPDWERLFRYLADQDAIVVLDEFPYLIEQDESLPSVLQALFDHEFDESETTFVLVGSSISMMEEATLLGDSPLYGRTSLTLDIRELSFDATTEFLPDDATADEDVRAWSVFGGVPYYLEELDADRSLGENIQQTVLTRHGSLRNEPEHVLRMELTEPTRYFSILEAIAGGATGRNEIAGVTGIDYNQLSTYLDRLSRLRLIERHVPVTEKPERSKRSQYRLRDPLFRFWFRFLYGSSDRYDQFGDEAYERLVEPELADFVAPAFEQLCCEALWTLYDETPIVDVGQWWYQDHEIDVVGLTDEDTLVVGECKYQESPLDYSALASLEAHVEELRWQPSGGGTRTVEYALFSRSGFTDSIRDVATERADLRLYTINDTVAALES, encoded by the coding sequence ATGACAGACTTCGTGAACCGATCGGAGGAACTAGATCGGCTTCACAACCTGTTCGACTCAGAGAACGCAGATCTCGCTGTCGTATATGGGCGGCGACGCCTGGGAAAGACGAGACTCGTCAAAAAAGCGCTTGAGGGACGGGAGAACACGGTCTTCTATCAGGCACGACAGAAGACGCGGGAGCTCCAGCTGGAACAGTTCGTCGAGGCCGCGGCTGACACGGTTCCCGGTATCGAGGATATCCGTCCCGACTGGGAGCGCCTGTTCCGGTATCTGGCCGATCAGGATGCGATCGTCGTCCTCGACGAGTTTCCATACCTGATCGAACAGGACGAGAGCCTCCCGTCCGTGTTACAGGCGCTGTTCGATCACGAGTTCGACGAGTCGGAGACGACGTTCGTTCTCGTCGGGTCGTCGATCAGCATGATGGAGGAAGCGACGCTGCTCGGAGATAGTCCGCTATATGGGCGAACGTCCCTCACACTGGACATCCGTGAACTCTCGTTCGACGCCACAACGGAGTTTCTCCCGGACGATGCGACGGCAGACGAGGACGTTCGCGCGTGGAGTGTGTTCGGAGGCGTTCCCTACTATCTCGAAGAACTCGACGCGGATCGATCGCTCGGCGAGAATATCCAACAGACGGTGTTGACTCGTCACGGGTCACTCCGCAACGAGCCGGAGCACGTCCTCCGGATGGAATTGACGGAGCCGACGCGCTACTTCTCGATCCTCGAAGCGATCGCCGGCGGGGCAACCGGCCGCAACGAAATCGCTGGCGTGACCGGTATCGACTACAACCAGCTATCGACGTATTTGGACCGACTCTCACGGCTTCGACTCATCGAACGGCACGTGCCGGTGACCGAGAAGCCGGAGCGATCCAAGCGAAGTCAGTATCGGCTGCGTGACCCCTTGTTCCGGTTCTGGTTCCGGTTCCTGTACGGGAGTTCGGATCGCTACGACCAGTTCGGCGACGAGGCCTACGAACGACTCGTCGAACCGGAGCTGGCCGATTTCGTCGCTCCCGCTTTCGAGCAACTGTGCTGTGAGGCCCTGTGGACGCTGTACGACGAGACGCCGATCGTCGACGTTGGGCAGTGGTGGTATCAGGACCACGAGATCGACGTCGTCGGGCTCACTGACGAGGACACGCTCGTCGTCGGTGAGTGCAAGTATCAGGAATCGCCACTCGACTACAGCGCGCTGGCGTCACTAGAGGCGCACGTCGAGGAACTCCGATGGCAGCCCTCGGGCGGTGGCACGCGAACCGTCGAATACGCGCTGTTCTCTCGGAGCGGGTTTACGGACAGCATCCGCGATGTTGCCACCGAGCGTGCCGACTTACGTCTCTATACGATCAACGATACTGTCGCCGCGCTCGAATCATAA
- a CDS encoding helix-turn-helix domain-containing protein translates to MMSKSHLRVISQLIDGGDPEVSISTLADQLEWSTSHASRIITELEAYGCIQTKQSGREKPVSLTEIEPIEQLEGLLTEYRHMDLPALIAGSGLQILYYLDRGRTATELAERSGVSRATVYRRLDDFQVVGVIGKSKSRYRLNEPFTVLASIARGLFHQKHRRETREHVVGLNFLWETHDEYLFACDSDINTEGFQLTGPALFGEFGVPLLTRDRRHYFRTDRVTEVDPVELVCHALLIDDGSRYRTYCLLLIQKQDIDRTALRDRAEYYHPEATIDLRDIVHDLIEYLETSGETTAEFLPNWEEFKQTAREYEVTL, encoded by the coding sequence ATGATGTCCAAGAGTCACTTACGGGTAATCTCTCAGCTCATAGATGGGGGTGACCCGGAAGTGAGTATCAGTACACTCGCTGATCAACTCGAGTGGAGTACTAGTCACGCCTCACGGATCATCACCGAATTAGAAGCCTACGGCTGCATCCAAACCAAACAAAGCGGTCGAGAAAAGCCGGTTTCTCTTACTGAAATCGAACCGATAGAGCAGCTCGAGGGACTCCTCACGGAATATCGTCATATGGACCTACCGGCGCTCATTGCTGGCTCCGGATTACAAATTCTCTATTATCTTGACCGAGGACGGACGGCTACCGAATTAGCTGAGCGAAGTGGCGTTAGTCGGGCAACAGTCTACCGTCGGTTAGACGATTTCCAGGTAGTCGGTGTCATCGGCAAATCGAAATCTCGGTATCGTCTCAACGAGCCATTTACCGTATTGGCCTCAATCGCACGAGGACTGTTCCATCAGAAGCATCGCCGTGAAACAAGAGAGCACGTCGTTGGACTCAATTTCCTCTGGGAAACACACGACGAGTATCTCTTTGCGTGCGACAGCGACATCAATACTGAAGGGTTTCAGCTGACCGGACCAGCACTGTTCGGTGAGTTCGGCGTTCCACTGCTTACCCGCGACCGTCGCCACTACTTCCGAACCGATCGAGTCACCGAGGTCGACCCTGTAGAGTTAGTCTGCCATGCCCTCCTGATCGATGATGGCTCTCGGTACAGAACGTACTGTCTGTTACTGATACAGAAACAGGATATTGATCGAACGGCATTACGAGACCGCGCTGAATACTATCATCCTGAGGCAACGATCGATCTACGCGACATCGTCCACGATCTCATTGAATACTTGGAGACAAGCGGAGAAACGACGGCTGAGTTCCTCCCCAACTGGGAAGAGTTCAAGCAAACAGCTAGGGAGTATGAGGTCACTCTATGA
- a CDS encoding nucleotidyltransferase domain-containing protein, with amino-acid sequence MSHKTESKGTQGVSISVPIPATNADLFKSKATNDILLFLTNHRFKQFSQREVANQIDHSQQTVRRAVNTLIENGLVVESPEGNQRLVQINRDRLTVPDDPLLQIPQLDFQKPVKAAVDELTDCLDGIIGIILYGSVARGEADRRSDIDLWVLTTTDRAPNQRAANTVGRDLEDAEFGGNRYAYDIDVEAVQAIPTYTEDIREIVVSGIPIYSTDKFETVEKLLLEEGGDDE; translated from the coding sequence ATGAGCCATAAGACGGAATCAAAAGGCACACAGGGTGTGTCCATATCCGTTCCAATACCCGCCACAAATGCGGATTTATTCAAAAGCAAGGCAACAAACGACATCTTGCTATTTTTAACGAACCACCGATTCAAACAGTTCTCACAGCGCGAGGTAGCTAACCAGATTGACCATTCCCAACAGACGGTTCGGAGAGCGGTCAATACCCTCATAGAGAACGGATTAGTGGTTGAATCGCCCGAGGGTAATCAACGGCTCGTTCAGATTAACCGCGACCGACTCACTGTTCCAGACGACCCTCTCCTCCAAATCCCGCAACTGGATTTCCAGAAGCCTGTGAAGGCCGCAGTCGACGAACTTACTGACTGTCTTGACGGCATCATCGGGATCATTCTTTACGGAAGTGTGGCGCGCGGCGAAGCCGATCGTCGCAGTGATATTGACCTCTGGGTGCTCACGACGACCGATCGAGCCCCAAACCAACGAGCGGCGAACACTGTCGGTCGCGACCTTGAAGATGCCGAGTTCGGCGGGAACAGGTATGCTTACGACATCGACGTTGAGGCGGTTCAAGCGATTCCCACGTACACAGAAGACATCCGAGAAATTGTCGTTTCAGGAATCCCGATCTACAGCACTGACAAGTTTGAGACGGTCGAAAAGCTCCTCCTCGAGGAGGGTGGTGACGATGAGTGA